In Desulfobaccales bacterium, the following proteins share a genomic window:
- the tmk gene encoding dTMP kinase: MGRGFFIVLEGIDGSGKTTQAWLLAEALRLKGYEVVLTREPSDGPLGRWLRRYLAASPRRLSPELELAWFLADRCEHVANLIRPALEQGKIVISDRYYYSSAAYQGARGLDPEAIIVLNEAFAPRPDLVFLLELPVAEALRRRQQSAGVRQLSEAREYLERVQACYERFQGPHLVRLNAALPLQVLHCHVMSLSLTALERAGVSPVAGTWEESP, encoded by the coding sequence ATGGGGCGGGGCTTTTTCATCGTCCTGGAGGGGATAGACGGCAGCGGCAAAACCACCCAGGCTTGGTTGCTGGCGGAGGCCCTGCGTCTCAAGGGCTATGAGGTGGTCCTGACCCGGGAGCCCTCCGACGGCCCCTTGGGGAGGTGGCTCCGGCGCTATCTGGCGGCCAGCCCGCGGCGCCTGAGCCCGGAGCTGGAGCTGGCCTGGTTCCTGGCAGACCGCTGCGAACATGTGGCAAACCTCATCCGGCCCGCCCTGGAGCAGGGGAAGATCGTCATCAGTGACCGCTATTATTACTCCTCCGCCGCCTACCAGGGGGCCCGGGGGCTGGATCCCGAGGCTATCATCGTTCTCAACGAAGCCTTCGCCCCTCGGCCGGACCTGGTCTTTCTTCTGGAGCTGCCGGTGGCCGAGGCTTTGAGGAGACGGCAGCAGTCGGCAGGCGTGCGCCAGCTCAGTGAGGCCCGGGAGTATCTGGAGCGGGTGCAGGCTTGCTACGAGCGATTTCAGGGGCCGCACTTGGTCCGCCTTAATGCCGCCCTGCCCCTGCAAGTGCTGCATTGCCACGTGATGTCCCTTAGCCTGACGGCTCTGGAGCGGGCCGGGGTCTCCCCTGTGGCTGGGACTTGGGAGGAATCCCCATGA
- a CDS encoding MerR family transcriptional regulator translates to MAEREYSIGELAAQAKVSRRTVRFYVALGLISPPTGRGRGRHYTDRHLEEILAIRTLQDRGLSLAEIQARKETEGLTALLAATGPPELRPELFTKIGLAPGVWLEFCHETAALTPGEMLELARRCREIITSQGRK, encoded by the coding sequence ATGGCCGAAAGGGAATACAGCATCGGGGAGCTGGCCGCGCAGGCCAAGGTGAGCCGACGCACGGTGAGGTTCTATGTGGCCCTGGGGCTCATCTCGCCGCCCACCGGGCGGGGCCGGGGCCGCCATTACACCGACCGGCATCTGGAGGAGATCCTGGCCATCCGCACCCTGCAGGATAGGGGGTTATCCTTGGCGGAGATCCAGGCCCGCAAAGAGACCGAGGGCCTGACGGCCCTCCTGGCCGCCACCGGCCCGCCGGAGTTGCGCCCCGAGCTCTTTACCAAGATCGGGCTTGCCCCCGGGGTGTGGCTGGAGTTTTGCCATGAGACCGCGGCCTTGACGCCGGGGGAGATGCTGGAGCTTGCCCGCCGCTGTCGGGAGATCATCACCAGCCAGGGGAGGAAATAG
- a CDS encoding DUF362 domain-containing protein yields the protein MPSTVYFMDLRASLKETNFQKFGKLLKALEVKRIIQRKKKRPLIAVKLHFGEKGNTSYIRPNFVRLVVDELWAGGANPFLTDSNTLYIGTRLEAVSHLTTAIENGFAYAVTRAPIIIADGLTGKSEVEVEINQEQFRTVFIAEAIHEAEGLVALSHFKLHEMAGFGGALKNLAMGGASRKGKLAQHSNIAPVVTEKKCTGCGECVVHCAAEAIHINPETEKAVIDPAKCVGCAECISVCPYGNIQIQWNEAIPVFLKKLVEYAYGVLLNKKDRALFINFITQVSPACDCYGFNDFPVVSDIGILASHDPVAIDQASADLVIQAPGLPGGQLKDLSPGSDKFRDIYPQIDWPLQLEYAEKLGLGTREYELVKV from the coding sequence ATGCCGAGTACCGTGTATTTCATGGATCTGAGGGCCTCCCTGAAGGAGACCAATTTTCAGAAGTTCGGCAAGCTGCTCAAGGCCCTGGAGGTCAAGCGCATCATCCAGCGCAAGAAGAAGCGGCCCTTGATTGCGGTGAAGCTCCACTTCGGCGAGAAGGGCAACACCAGCTACATCCGCCCCAATTTCGTGCGCCTGGTGGTGGATGAGCTGTGGGCCGGCGGCGCCAACCCCTTCCTCACCGACTCCAACACCTTATACATCGGCACCCGCCTGGAGGCGGTGAGCCACCTCACCACCGCCATCGAAAACGGCTTTGCCTATGCCGTCACCCGGGCCCCCATCATCATCGCCGACGGGCTCACCGGCAAATCCGAGGTGGAGGTGGAGATCAACCAGGAGCAGTTCCGCACCGTGTTCATCGCCGAGGCCATCCATGAAGCCGAGGGCCTGGTGGCATTGAGCCACTTCAAGCTGCATGAGATGGCGGGCTTCGGGGGGGCGCTCAAGAACCTGGCCATGGGCGGCGCCTCCCGCAAGGGCAAGCTGGCTCAGCACAGCAACATCGCCCCGGTGGTGACGGAGAAGAAATGCACCGGCTGCGGGGAATGTGTGGTCCACTGCGCCGCCGAGGCCATACATATCAACCCGGAGACGGAAAAGGCGGTCATTGATCCGGCCAAGTGCGTGGGCTGCGCCGAGTGCATTTCGGTCTGCCCCTACGGCAACATCCAGATCCAGTGGAACGAAGCCATCCCGGTGTTCCTGAAGAAGCTGGTGGAGTATGCCTACGGGGTGCTCCTGAACAAAAAAGACCGGGCCCTGTTCATCAACTTCATCACCCAGGTCTCCCCGGCCTGCGACTGCTACGGCTTCAACGACTTCCCGGTGGTGAGCGACATCGGCATTCTGGCCTCCCATGACCCGGTGGCCATCGACCAGGCCAGCGCCGATCTGGTCATCCAGGCGCCGGGGCTGCCGGGCGGCCAGCTCAAGGACCTGAGCCCCGGGAGCGACAAATTCCGGGACATCTACCCCCAGATCGACTGGCCCCTGCAACTGGAATACGCCGAAAAATTGGGCCTGGGCACCCGGGAGTACGAATTGGTGAAGGTGTGA
- a CDS encoding VIT domain-containing protein, giving the protein MGEMAAAGLATAAGEPVPLRGVAIHVAGRGPAARVTVAQSYVNDEAQPVEAVYTFPLPEEAAVAGFQVEIHGQVLTGRVEEREKCVEDYDAALSRGAGAFMLDQDRPNVFTAYVGNLKPQEEVVLRLTYVTPLTWGPEGLRVAVPTVVSPRYLPPEHVRTLDPAELFHLTPPAVLGPLPYGFTLTLDLTLPGRVAAVECPSHPFRFELADGHLKGAVAGVARMDQDFVLQVRVEGGHEPFCLAAREPDGATVLMVGLNPEFPKSNPRSPLEVIFLVDCSGSMAGESAAQARNALDLCLRALELGDTFNIIAFGSDYQALFPEARPFGEDTLAQANRLVPTLDGHLGGTEVLAPLQAVLAQPPAPGRLREIILLTDGQVGNEAEILTLAKRHRGQAAIYPVGLGRGPNAHFIRSLARVSGGVATLVHPGERLEPVMVRLLEKLATPALNPVEVDWDGLTPELQTPQNLPPLHQGEPLLVLARFAGPAPGRVTVRAGGHTWELMPAAAGEDDVLSLLLAREALRELEDRLLGGRWALSPQEERELKAQILSLSRRYGLLSSLTSFLVVAERPGEEAGDIVMRRIPVALTQGWGGREWVSRSTVKKPRIVYCKLLDVSEKPSAFYEFSHIPVREKKLPTGVDQDEQDFRCLIRAQRVSGFWQLPPWLAQLAGISINKVRKLARQLPLPREEAEQLLATLLAWYLLHTRFQKWQAEWALVAAKAERWLERHNLTPPPPGSEVLPWLIEALAGLLSFSVQ; this is encoded by the coding sequence ATGGGAGAGATGGCTGCTGCCGGTTTGGCCACCGCCGCCGGGGAACCGGTGCCGCTTCGGGGGGTCGCCATTCATGTGGCCGGACGGGGGCCCGCCGCCCGAGTCACCGTGGCGCAAAGCTACGTGAACGACGAGGCCCAACCCGTGGAAGCGGTCTATACCTTCCCGCTGCCGGAGGAGGCGGCGGTGGCCGGTTTTCAGGTGGAGATCCACGGCCAGGTGCTTACGGGCCGGGTGGAGGAGCGGGAAAAATGTGTGGAGGACTATGACGCCGCCCTCTCCCGGGGAGCCGGGGCCTTCATGCTGGACCAGGACCGCCCCAATGTCTTCACCGCCTACGTGGGGAACCTGAAGCCCCAGGAGGAGGTGGTGCTGCGCCTCACTTATGTCACGCCCCTGACCTGGGGGCCGGAGGGCCTGCGGGTGGCGGTCCCTACGGTGGTCTCGCCCCGCTATCTCCCCCCCGAGCACGTGCGCACCCTGGACCCGGCGGAGCTCTTCCACCTCACCCCACCGGCGGTGCTGGGGCCTTTGCCCTATGGCTTCACCCTCACCCTGGATCTCACCCTCCCCGGCCGGGTGGCGGCGGTAGAGTGCCCCTCCCACCCCTTCCGCTTTGAGCTGGCCGACGGTCACCTGAAAGGCGCGGTGGCCGGGGTGGCCCGCATGGACCAGGATTTTGTCCTGCAGGTGCGGGTGGAGGGCGGCCACGAGCCCTTTTGCCTGGCGGCCCGGGAGCCCGACGGCGCCACGGTGCTTATGGTGGGGCTCAACCCGGAGTTTCCGAAGTCCAACCCCCGGTCACCTCTGGAGGTCATCTTCCTGGTGGACTGCTCCGGCTCCATGGCGGGGGAAAGCGCCGCCCAGGCCCGCAACGCCCTAGACCTGTGCCTTCGGGCCCTGGAGCTGGGCGACACCTTTAACATCATTGCCTTCGGTTCAGATTATCAGGCGCTCTTTCCTGAGGCCCGGCCCTTTGGCGAAGACACCCTGGCCCAGGCGAACCGCCTGGTGCCCACCCTGGACGGCCACCTGGGCGGGACGGAAGTCTTGGCCCCGCTCCAGGCCGTGCTGGCGCAGCCGCCCGCGCCCGGGCGCCTGCGGGAGATCATTCTCCTTACCGACGGCCAGGTGGGCAACGAGGCGGAGATCCTGACCCTGGCCAAGCGGCACCGGGGGCAGGCGGCCATCTACCCCGTGGGCCTGGGCCGGGGTCCCAACGCCCACTTCATCCGCTCCCTGGCCCGGGTCTCCGGCGGGGTGGCCACCCTGGTGCATCCCGGGGAGCGCCTGGAGCCAGTGATGGTGCGCCTGCTGGAAAAGCTCGCCACCCCGGCCCTCAACCCCGTGGAGGTGGACTGGGACGGCCTGACCCCGGAACTCCAGACCCCGCAGAACCTGCCGCCCCTCCATCAGGGGGAGCCGCTCCTGGTCCTGGCGCGCTTTGCCGGCCCCGCCCCCGGGCGGGTCACGGTCCGGGCGGGAGGCCACACCTGGGAGCTGATGCCTGCTGCCGCCGGGGAGGATGACGTTTTGTCCCTGCTCCTGGCCCGGGAGGCCCTCCGGGAGCTGGAGGACCGCCTCCTGGGCGGCCGCTGGGCCTTGTCTCCCCAAGAGGAACGGGAGCTCAAGGCGCAGATCCTCTCCTTGTCCCGGCGCTATGGCCTCCTCTCCTCCCTTACCAGCTTCCTGGTGGTGGCCGAGCGCCCCGGCGAGGAGGCGGGCGACATCGTCATGAGGCGCATCCCGGTGGCCCTGACCCAGGGCTGGGGCGGCCGGGAGTGGGTAAGCAGATCCACCGTCAAGAAGCCTCGCATAGTTTATTGCAAGTTATTAGACGTTTCCGAAAAACCTTCAGCTTTTTATGAGTTCTCCCACATCCCGGTGAGAGAGAAAAAATTACCTACCGGGGTGGATCAGGACGAACAGGACTTCCGGTGCCTCATCCGGGCCCAGCGGGTCTCCGGCTTCTGGCAATTGCCCCCGTGGCTGGCCCAGCTGGCCGGCATCAGCATCAATAAGGTGCGGAAACTGGCCCGCCAGCTTCCCCTGCCCCGGGAAGAGGCGGAGCAGCTGCTGGCCACCCTCCTGGCCTGGTATCTCCTGCACACCCGCTTTCAGAAGTGGCAGGCGGAATGGGCCTTGGTGGCCGCCAAGGCGGAACGCTGGCTTGAAAGGCACAATCTCACGCCGCCTCCCCCGGGCTCCGAGGTCCTCCCCTGGCTTATAGAGGCCCTAGCAGGCTTGCTTTCCTTTTCAGTTCAGTAA
- a CDS encoding hemerythrin domain-containing protein encodes MQPIGPLMAEHRLIERLVQLLAQELERLKSNVAVDPEFAFVDPVFIDMAVDFFRTYADRCHHGKEEDLLFAELAKKALTPEHRRLLEELTQEHVRARELTRGLLEAKKAHLRQEPGALERILEHLEALVALYPRHITAEDRDFFPAAMEYFSPAEKESLLSRMAEFDRQLIHEKYRGIVEAYESRRACQL; translated from the coding sequence ATGCAGCCCATCGGGCCGCTGATGGCGGAGCATCGGTTGATTGAGCGCCTGGTGCAGCTTCTGGCCCAGGAGCTGGAACGCCTGAAGAGCAATGTGGCGGTGGACCCGGAATTCGCCTTTGTGGACCCGGTCTTCATTGACATGGCGGTGGATTTTTTCCGCACCTATGCCGACCGCTGCCATCACGGCAAGGAGGAGGACCTCCTCTTTGCCGAGCTGGCGAAAAAGGCGCTCACTCCGGAGCATCGCCGCCTGTTGGAGGAGCTCACCCAGGAGCATGTCCGGGCCCGGGAGCTCACTCGGGGGCTCCTGGAGGCCAAAAAAGCCCACCTGCGCCAGGAGCCCGGCGCCCTGGAGCGGATTCTGGAGCACCTGGAGGCCCTGGTGGCGCTCTATCCCCGGCACATCACCGCCGAGGACCGGGACTTTTTTCCGGCGGCCATGGAGTATTTCAGCCCGGCGGAGAAGGAGTCGCTGCTCTCCCGCATGGCGGAGTTCGACCGGCAATTGATCCATGAAAAATACCGGGGCATTGTTGAGGCCTATGAAAGCCGCCGGGCCTGCCAGCTCTGA
- a CDS encoding ferritin family protein, with the protein MNEELKTLIEQAIAQEELSHDFYRRMAELVTHQDTKDTFLYLAKEEIEHKHFLEQCLTPQGCPLAGHPQDTKLAEYMQAPLITPEMTPKEALLVAMKREEASYNFYRHLASLQPPGEAKAFLEKMAQVELGHKEKVEYLYDNVAFPEVW; encoded by the coding sequence ATGAACGAGGAGCTCAAGACCCTCATCGAGCAGGCCATCGCCCAGGAGGAGCTGTCCCACGATTTCTACCGGCGCATGGCTGAGCTGGTCACCCACCAGGACACCAAGGACACCTTCCTCTATCTGGCCAAAGAGGAGATCGAGCACAAGCACTTCCTGGAGCAGTGCCTCACCCCCCAGGGCTGTCCTTTGGCCGGTCATCCCCAGGACACCAAGCTGGCGGAATACATGCAGGCCCCGCTGATCACCCCGGAGATGACCCCCAAGGAGGCCCTGCTGGTGGCCATGAAGCGGGAGGAGGCCTCCTACAACTTCTACCGGCACCTGGCCAGCCTGCAGCCGCCGGGGGAGGCCAAGGCCTTCTTGGAGAAAATGGCCCAGGTGGAGCTGGGGCACAAGGAGAAGGTGGAATACCTTTACGACAACGTCGCCTTCCCTGAGGTCTGGTAG